The Cystobacter fuscus DSM 2262 genome includes a window with the following:
- a CDS encoding outer membrane beta-barrel protein — MKARSWMGGVALVSLCMSGAALAAPGAENIAEKLNFNEEDTRVGLDVRLGAGGLAGSGGDVTQVGPMVGIAAGAQPWRFLGVEAGAEGQRLPIDDPRIGEGEAMYRYNVGLLAKAGPLLAQEKLRPYVGVGAGVSYLNATSGAEGLYRNDFITEVPLAAGVDYRFGNGIFAGARASYRVLFGEEFADAATIDNDSGGNLLNIAATVGGRF; from the coding sequence ATGAAAGCTCGTTCCTGGATGGGTGGTGTCGCACTGGTGTCCCTCTGCATGTCGGGGGCGGCGCTCGCGGCGCCCGGCGCGGAGAACATCGCCGAGAAGCTCAATTTCAACGAGGAGGACACCCGGGTCGGCCTGGACGTCCGGCTGGGCGCGGGCGGTCTGGCGGGCAGCGGCGGAGATGTCACCCAGGTGGGTCCGATGGTGGGCATCGCGGCGGGTGCGCAGCCCTGGCGCTTCCTCGGCGTCGAGGCGGGAGCCGAGGGCCAGCGTCTGCCCATCGACGACCCGCGTATCGGTGAAGGCGAGGCCATGTACCGCTACAACGTCGGGCTCCTGGCCAAGGCGGGCCCCCTGCTCGCCCAGGAGAAGCTGCGGCCCTACGTGGGCGTGGGCGCGGGCGTGAGCTACCTCAACGCCACGAGCGGCGCGGAAGGACTCTACCGCAACGACTTCATCACCGAGGTGCCGCTCGCGGCCGGTGTGGACTACCGCTTCGGCAATGGCATCTTCGCGGGCGCGCGGGCGTCCTACCGGGTCCTCTTCGGCGAGGAGTTCGCGGACGCGGCCACCATCGACAACGACTCGGGCGGCAACCTGCTCAACATCGCCGCCACCGTGGGAGGGCGCTTCTAG